The Psilocybe cubensis strain MGC-MH-2018 chromosome 7, whole genome shotgun sequence genome has a window encoding:
- a CDS encoding Aminotransferase-like protein FGM3: MATLDVEKARSHFPILSSGFIFADNAGGSQAAKEVVDMISDYLLNTNVQLGADYSFGVKSTTRVLVDGPREAAKLFNARYPDEVVFGSSSTLNLENLARGLEKDIHPGDEFIITGEHEANVGPWKKLAIRKDAVIKHWRPTPTIPDNPYSVKLKIEELLPLITSKTRIVAITACSNVLGSIVPVKEVVKAIREEAKRKGSEKVEISVDCVAYAPHRLIDVQDWDVDFCTFSFYKVYGPHISGMYVRASVLEHSISSIVHHFIKADKVAYKLQPGGPGYEIVYGATGVIPYLLSLTPHNDLKESFKAIAAHEQTLIEPLLSFLTDPVQRERGVRVVGEETVNLDRVPTISFVVVGQRPIKSKTIVGVFDKKGGIGIRYGHFYAHTLIDELSPKLDTNDGVVRISLVHYNTVEEVHKIIAVLKEIFEA; encoded by the exons ATGGCTACATTGGACGTCGAAAAAGCGCGATCTCATTTCCCAATTCTCTCGTCTGGCTTCATCTTTGCCGACAATGCAGGAGGATCTCAGGCAGCAAAGGAAGTCGTTGACATGATTAGCGATTACCTCCTAAACACAAATGTCCAACTCGGAGCTGATTACTCGTTTGGCGTGAAAAGCACTACGCGTGTCTTGGTAGATGGGCCACGCGAGGCCGCGAAACTTTTTAACGCTCGATACCCGGATGAAGTCGTATTTGgcagcagctctactctgAATCTGGAGAACCTTGCACGGGGTTTGGAAAAGGACATTCATCCTGGAGATGAATTCATTATCACAGGGGAGCATGAAG CGAATGTTGGTCCCTGGAAAAAATTGGCCATACGCAAGGATGCTGTCATCAAACACTGGCGCCCAACCCCAACCATCCCCGATAACCCCTATTCCGTCAAACTCAAGATCGAGGAGCTCCTTCCTCTCATCACTTCCAAGACACGTATTGTTGCCATCACTGCTTGTTCAAACGTTCTTGGATCTATAGTGCCCGTGAAAGAAGTCGTCAAAGCCATCCGGGAAGAAGCCAAACGGAAAGGCTCAGAGAAAGTGGAGATATCTGTCGACTGTGTCGCTTATGCGCCCCATCGATTGATCGACGTGCAGGATTGGGACGTGGACTTCTGTACATTCTCCTTCTACAAG GTATACGGACCTCACATCTCCGGCATGTATGTACGCGCTTCTGTGCTTGAACACTCTATATCATCAATCGTGCACCACTTCATCAAGGCAGACAAGGTGGCATACAAGCTTCAGCCAGGAGGTCCAGGATATGAAATTGTATACGGAGCTACGGGCGTCATTCCGTACCTGCTTTCCTTGACGCCCCACAACGACCTCAAAGAATCGTTCAAGGCAATTGCAGCCCATGAGCAAACCTTGATCGAACCTCTACTCTCGTTCCTCACGGACCCAGTTCAACGGGAACGCGGTGTTCGCGTAGTTGGTGAGGAGACCGTTAACCTGGACAGGGTACCTACCATCAGTTTCGTCGTGGTCGGTCAGAGGCCCATTAAGAGCAAAACAATTGTTGGAGTATTTGATAAGAAGGGTGGA ATTGGCATTCGATATGGCCATTTTTATGCGCACACCCTAATTGATGAATTATCACCCAAACTGGATACAAACGATGGAGTTGTTCGGATCTCTCTCGTTCATTACAACACCGTAGAGGAGGTTCACAAGATTATTGCTGTCCTGAAAGAGATCTTTGAGGCTTGA